A window from Citrus sinensis cultivar Valencia sweet orange chromosome 3, DVS_A1.0, whole genome shotgun sequence encodes these proteins:
- the LOC127900531 gene encoding ras-related protein RABA3-like codes for MNEEMSGDATDHRHQQQENMIPDKIDYVFKVVVIGDSAVGKSQILSRFTKNEFFFDSKSTIGVEFQTRTVTINGKIIKAQIWDTAGQERYRAVTSAYYRGALGAVVVYDITKRQSFDHVARWVEELRAHADSSIRIILIGNKSDLVDMRAVSAEDAVEFAEDQGLFFSEASALNGDNVDTAFFRLLQEIYGAVSKKELECGNGKVDGPPMLAGSKIDVISGADLEISEMKKLSTCSC; via the exons atgaacgaAGAAATGAGTGGCGATGCCACCGATCATCGTCATCAACAACAAGAGAATATGATTCCTGACAAAATAGACTATGTGTTCAAGGTAGTGGTGATCGGTGACTCGGCCGTGGGCAAGTCTCAGATTCTTTCGAGATTCACCAAGAATGAGTTTTTCTTTGACTCGAAATCAACCATTGGCGTCGAGTTCCAAACCAGAACTGTCACCATCAACGGCAAGATCATCAAAGCCCAGATCTGGGACACTGCTGGCCAAGAAAG GTACCGGGCGGTGACAAGTGCGTACTATAGAGGTGCCTTAGGGGCCGTAGTAGTGTACGACATCACGAAACGACAGTCGTTTGATCATGTGGCTAGGTGGGTGGAGGAACTGCGCGCTCATGCTGACAGCTCCATCAGGATCATACTGATTGGAAACAAATCTGATCTTGTGGATATGCGGGCAGTTTCGGCGGAGGATGCTGTTGAGTTTGCAGAGGATCAAGGCTTGTTTTTCTCTGAGGCATCCGCACTTAATGGTGACAATGTGGATACTGCCTTTTTCAGGCTGCTCCAGGAAATTTACGGCGCCGTTTCTAAGAAGGAATTGGAATGCGGCAACGGCAAAGTTGATGGGCCGCCGATGCTTGCGGGTTCCAAGATTGATGTTATCTCTGGGGCTGATTTGGAAATTAGTGAGATGAAGAAATTATCTACTTGCTCttgttga